A region of the Aphelocoma coerulescens isolate FSJ_1873_10779 chromosome 1, UR_Acoe_1.0, whole genome shotgun sequence genome:
TAGTCATAAGCCCTACAGAACACATTCATCTGAAAGGACTGAAAGCAATAGAAGATGCCAATTACCACCAAAATACTCGGAAATACCTTATAAAGAGCATGATCGTCCGTTTTACCAGCACAAAGTGGAGGACAGATACATGTTTGATCACTACAAAGTCActggaaatgaaaaaggaatGAAACCTTTCCATAGACCGTTAGGGGCTTCATgcaaacttgaaagaaaatgGCATGAAGATGATTTGAGGCACCAGAGGTTACATGAAGAGAAGTATGGTCAGTCTCCAAGAAGAGTTTCTGATGAATTTACGGCAAGGAGCTCTTTACAGAAGAGGTATaggaataaaataattaaacccTGGGTATTGTGGTGTAAAGCCTCAAGTGAAGGTCTGTTTTCATTATAGTTGAAGATATCCACCTTGAAACACGTTGGCCACTTTGTAGTTTAATTATGGGCGACTGGTAGTAGTGAAGTATTTGTCTTTTAAGTAAATCGTATTGCTGGCTAGAGTATGAAAGGATAATATTTCCCTCTTAAGAGCCCCTGCACATCTGTACCTTGGCGCGAGGGATTATGGGTTAAGTTGCCACGCATTCTGCTGTCCAACATTCTGCACATATAAGTTCTCGCTTTCTTCTCTAGTGCAAGTGTAAATTGCTTTATGTCAACACAGGTATCCTGAAGATCACGATTACAGAGAATATGGGCACACGTCTAAAAGGGCTAAGGAAATGGAGAGGTATGACGGTGGAGAAGTAGCACGAAATTCCAAGTGGAAGCAAGAACGTTCTTTTCCACCCTGCCAAGAAAAGGAGGAGCAAAGATATCCAGGTGCCCAGTCCCACCGGTCGGCTGAGAGGGAGTACTTGGGGGGGTCTGTGACAAAGATAGCCTATGAATACAGTCACAAACGGCGCAGGCATCCGGATGGGGAAAAGCCTTTTCCAGACGACAGAGGTCAGAAGTACATGAAGCAGGAAGAGCAGAAGTACGGCTCTTCTAAGGGTGCCCGGAACAGCAAAGAGTTAGATTACTTTAGTGGTGGAAGAGCGAGACGGACTGAAGAACGGCACGTGGAGGATCCTGTTAAATACAGTTCAAAGAAGGGCTGCAATGCTTGTGTTAACTCTTCCAAAACGGATGTTGAGCTGagatcttttaaaaacaaactgaatgaaAGAGTAAGGAAAGATGGCGAATTGAGGAAAAACGTAGATTCCTCCAATAGCCAGCGTGACTCAAGTCATGCTGTTTCAGATGTGAAAATGTCAGAAGCCAACTGTATGAGAGAACATCTCACAGTCAAAGTGGATATGAAGAAAATGGTGACCAAGTACAGGTATTGGTTTTCCTTCACCTTTGCTTTCTTTGTGTCTCTTTACAGTTTATGAATATTGGAGGAAAGCACGGTTTCTTTAGGAGGTAACCAGGACAAACTGTGATTATACCTTTTcagtttcatttcttttaaaatggtaACTTTCCTGTCTGGGCAAGTTAACTATTAAACCtctattaaaacaaacaaataaaaccaactGACCAACAAATagaaccaaccaacaaaaaaaaaaaaaaacaacaaaaaccccaaaacattttaTAGAGATTTATGAAGTGAAAAGAGCAGATATGCCTGATACAAACCTGTAGTTAAGAGTTGGTTAAGATAAGTaaatgtgtggggtttttttagttaaaaacacccccccccccccaaaagcaAAGCCCAAATGCAGAAAAGCCTAGTCCTGTGCTTTCATCTGAAATACAATGGCAGTTTTTAACtgtcttcccttcttttttctaACCTTTAAATGCATAAATCTCAAACACATATTCAGATGTTCAAGATCTCAAGTTCAGTAAAACTGCCAAAAGTGAGAGATCTCAGAGTTGTCATTTATTGTAACAAAGTGGCAACCTGTTGAGGCATCAGAACTGAAAAGCAGTAGAGTCTGCTTACATTTATCTTCTGTGTCATACTTGTGTTTGCATTTagcattcccagtgctggctGCAATGGAAGAAAAGGTGGCAGTACTATGAAACTTCAGATGATAAACACATGGTAGAGAGTATGCAGCTTGCTTTTGCTAGATTCTTGCAgggttttctggtttgttgCCTTGCTATTGCAGGGCAGGATATCTTATGTTGGTAGTAATTGCTTTTGGAAGAGATTACCTTCCTTTCCAAAATGATCAGCCTtaattttaaaggtattttgcCTCTTGTCCCAAATAAAACATctataagaatttttttctctttgcactATTACAAGAATATGTAATACAAGGGAGAGTTACAAAGACAAGTTACTGCAATGTAAAGGGCTAATATTCAAGACTGAGGAAAGGGAGACGGAGTAGTGCCTGCTCCCACCATTGGGCTAGGACAAGGATTTGACTTCCTGAGTGATAATGTTAGGaaaattgttgggttttgttgcAAACCCACAGGATGATTCTTCTATCTAGTAGCTTCTCACTGCTGTGTTTGAAGGTCATGCACAATGGACGTGATAATTGTTTGCAGACCAAAGAAACTGCTATGTTGATTAAAGCTAATTTAATGTGTGGACAGTTTGCTCCTGCAGCCTAAAGtgctaaatattttatttgttcaAAGATAAGAAGAGTAATTTTACAGAAGCTGATGACTCGGAATATTCATGCTGCCTACTTTAGGCATTTAAGAAACACTCGACTTGAAATGACTCAGCTAAGAAGAATAGTTTCTTTATAAACCTGGGGAGCAGGTAGAGAATTCAAATATCTAAACCTGAGGTTGCTTGAATTCCTTATTGTATGCATTTATTTCCAGTTTGCTAGGGGAAAATAGATGATTTGTGGCATCTGCTAGAGGCTATTTCTTATACAATTTTTATATGGAATTCTAGTCTTTAATGCTTCTAATACAGGATGGCCAGGCACATAATCACTTTGCAGAATGACCAATTAAAAGTCTTTATCCTAAAAGCTTTTACATGAGCTCTTGAGAGTCCTTAATTTATCTTTTAGAATGACAAGCATTTTTCTTGCAACAAGAACTGTAGGGTTGGTGAAGTGTTGACTTTCttgtcaaaataatttttgagcAGCAGCGCAACCATTTGGGGTGTAAACTTACTTAGAATGAGTAAAAATTTACAAAAAGATGGTAAGCACGCTGTTAAATTCACACGCTGCTACTGAAGCAGTTTCACTGCTGTTTCACTAGGCTCAAGTGATGATTCAGTTCCTAAAGatgagagactttttttttaatctctgaacTGTTCTTGAAAATTGCCTGGTAGCTCCTTCTAAACAAGACACAGGCATAGTTGCCTTTCAGAATTATTCTAAAGATGTCTATCAGGATCTTAATTTTATCTAGATTTGATAATCTAGTTGAATTAAGTTTAAAATCCAGAAATTTTGTATTCCTGAGAGTGAAATCATCTTGTCATATTTTATTATAGATTTTCTTCCTAGTTTTCCTTACtagttttttaatttaaaaaaggaacaaaatgagATTTTGGCTTTTAATCCCATTTATTCCTAAAATCAACTTCTTAATTTATTGTTTTGTTCTACTTGTCTATTTCAAGTTTTCAGATTTAgatatttcctttaaaataaactaaaatttttttattctaGGACTGCTTCTAGTCACACTACAGAGAGACAGATGTCCCATGATCTGGTTGCGGTTggcagaaaaaatgaaaattttcatcCGGTGTTTGAGCACATGGAATCTGTAACACAAAACATTGAAAACGACCCATCAAGAGAATTTACTCAGGAAATAATCACAATTATTCATCAAGTTAAAGGTGGCTGTAATATTTGTGTAATATGTATGTGTTTGTGTATATATGATTATTAAACTCAAAGTTAATGATTTAGATATGATGTCCCTGTAACTCTCAGGTGTTTGCCATTGGCTTCATTTCTATCTTGGCTTCCTTTTGTATTGTTTAAGGAAAATGTAGGTTGAGGATTTAAAGTAGTTGGGTTGAGGAGGACTGCAAGGAGATCTTAGGCCATAACTGAGGGATTATTGTgaagattaaaaattaaaatgattttATGCTAGTATGTGAGAGTAACCTGCTTGTTTAGGAAACATGACAGGAAGAAAAGAGCTTTGCTGTAATCACAGCTCTCTAGTTATATATAGTTCCTTTAAATTTTCAGGTTATTGTTTAGCCAGGTGCATCATGTTCAGTGTTGGACTTTATATATAGATTCTAGTAATTCAAGTCCTACCATGGTAGACCTGACAATTGAGTTTAATCTTACCAAATAAAGTTGTCTAGGTTGGGCCAGCCTAATCTTTCGTTTGTGCATATTAAACTACAAGTGGAAACAGTTTGAAATTTCATTTCAGTAAAGTTGCCATGGTATCCTTAAGAGTTAATCTTTTAAAAGATAGATTTTCCCTCTGTGCATTTCAAATACTACAAATGACATTCTTGTACTTAATATCTCTTCACAGCAAATTATTTTGCATCTTCTGACATAACTCTACATGAACGGTTCTCAAAAATTCAGGATAAATCAAGTGCAAATACAAATGAAGTTAAAATACATTTGGATCCAGAAATTCACAGGTAATTATTGAAATTTTTGTCTTAAGTTATTTGCAATAAGGTCATTAATCTTCAGTACACAGTGTgaagtttttatttattatttttacctGCCTGTATCTTTAAAACATTCTATAGCCTGGTCAAGAATGCTTTTGCTTTTATAATGATGGCATTTGTTTTTATGCAGTATTTTTGTGTTCCAGGAGGATTGACATGTCTCTAGCAGAACTTCAGAACAAACGGACTGTGCCATCTGAATCTCCCCAGGTATCTTGATTGCTTAACTTTTTGGCAAGCAGTAAGTTTAAATATTATAGATGTAAGGAATGTTTTCCCATTGCTATTGGCACATAATTTTTATGTGCTGTGAAGACCACCAGTAATTCTgagtatttggaaaaaaaagcacaccTGAGCATCTTTACAGATACCAAAGTGATGTAAGAGTACTGTGTTCACTGAGGAGTAAAATGCAGATGTGTTCTCCAGGGTAGCTGAAGTGTGGTTATTCCTGCTCCTTGAACCCCTATCTGTTTTTAAATAATGTAAATACTGAGTCGGTGACTGATATGTGgttcttgcttttcctctgagaTTACAAAAAGTCTTAATGTTTCTTCTAC
Encoded here:
- the BCLAF3 gene encoding BCLAF1 and THRAP3 family member 3 isoform X1, which codes for MTRSRSRSPRWKPRSLSPAFRSPEHHRQRHAHINYDCEYKSFRKDPKKSMPWRTEDEKYGQSNSRFAPHGNNHQRIYERRSPSPNLKRIPMEDAYSHKPYRTHSSERTESNRRCQLPPKYSEIPYKEHDRPFYQHKVEDRYMFDHYKVTGNEKGMKPFHRPLGASCKLERKWHEDDLRHQRLHEEKYGQSPRRVSDEFTARSSLQKRYPEDHDYREYGHTSKRAKEMERYDGGEVARNSKWKQERSFPPCQEKEEQRYPGAQSHRSAEREYLGGSVTKIAYEYSHKRRRHPDGEKPFPDDRGQKYMKQEEQKYGSSKGARNSKELDYFSGGRARRTEERHVEDPVKYSSKKGCNACVNSSKTDVELRSFKNKLNERVRKDGELRKNVDSSNSQRDSSHAVSDVKMSEANCMREHLTVKVDMKKMVTKYRTASSHTTERQMSHDLVAVGRKNENFHPVFEHMESVTQNIENDPSREFTQEIITIIHQVKANYFASSDITLHERFSKIQDKSSANTNEVKIHLDPEIHRRIDMSLAELQNKRTVPSESPQNIVRVLEDPNDLRYDIERRRKERLKNEDERVFHVDGVTPRNQQSCSLSKLQTSQVDGFQKPVRFIKPPFRKFIGRPHLNSYYSSKPSDTYPHRRIRGHLENAGPIRRHFKSNFADGRLQPHYKSGLVQKGLYIQAKYQRLRSVGVRGFATNKFRDGFLRKEKGNLNIATET
- the BCLAF3 gene encoding BCLAF1 and THRAP3 family member 3 isoform X2, which codes for MTRSRSRSPRWKPRSLSPAFRSPEHHRQRHAHINYDCEYKSFRKDPKKSMPWRTEDEKYGQSNSRFAPHGNNHQRIYERRSPSPNLKRIPMEDAYSHKPYRTHSSERTESNRRCQLPPKYSEIPYKEHDRPFYQHKVEDRYMFDHYKVTGNEKGMKPFHRPLGASCKLERKWHEDDLRHQRLHEEKYGQSPRRVSDEFTARSSLQKRYPEDHDYREYGHTSKRAKEMERYDGGEVARNSKWKQERSFPPCQEKEEQRYPGAQSHRSAEREYLGGSVTKIAYEYSHKRRRHPDGEKPFPDDRGQKYMKQEEQKYGSSKGARNSKELDYFSGGRARRTEERHVEDPVKYSSKKGCNACVNSSKTDVELRSFKNKLNERVRKDGELRKNVDSSNSQRDSSHAVSDVKMSEANCMREHLTVKVDMKKMVTKYRTASSHTTERQMSHDLVAVGRKNENFHPVFEHMESVTQNIENDPSREFTQEIITIIHQVKANYFASSDITLHERFSKIQDKSSANTNEVKIHLDPEIHRRIDMSLAELQNKRTVPSESPQNIVRVLEDPNDLRYDIERRRKERLKNEDERVFHVDGVTPRNQQSCSLSKLQTSQVDGFQKPVRFIKPPFRKFIGRPHLSNFADGRLQPHYKSGLVQKGLYIQAKYQRLRSVGVRGFATNKFRDGFLRKEKGNLNIATET